One Salmo trutta chromosome 24, fSalTru1.1, whole genome shotgun sequence genomic region harbors:
- the LOC115160756 gene encoding histone acetyltransferase type B catalytic subunit, with amino-acid sequence MQQCTEMAGMNPMEKKLAEYKCDTNEAISLKLVRFADDLEDESTTFHPEYSHQLYGDDEVAFGYKGLQIQLYYSAGNLSTLFKVKYSARVTEKFDCVEPDDVEGKIREIIPAGFSCNTDDFTSLLEKETNFKPFGTLLHTYNVHNVEEGEDFTYQIHKVDVSCPGFREYHKRLQTFLMWFIETASFIDVDDDRWDFFLVFEKYNKDGETLFATVGYMTVYNYYVYPDKTRPRVSQMLILPPFQGEGHGAQLLEAVHMFYCNLHKVQDITAEDPSESYVKLRDYVLVKLCQTLPSFSIDKLPLGFSDDMATEAREKFKINKKHARRVYEILRLRVTDMSDETKARDYRLEVKKRLFAPTKKNQREMTKMMKCLRPEELASHISQMDTTLQQEELEKSYQEVLAEYRRVIERLAQV; translated from the exons ATGCAACAGTGTACAGAAATGGCGG GGATGAACCCAATGGAGAAGAAGTTGGCAGAATATAAGTGTGACACCAACGAAGCAATCAGCTTAAAACTAG TCCGTTTCGCAGATGATTTGGAGGATGAAAGCACAACATTCCATCCAGAGTACAGCCACCAGCTTTATGGTGATGA tgAGGTGGCTTTTGGATACAAAGGCCTTCAGATTCAGCTGTACTACAGTGCTGGGAACCTGAGCACCCTCTTCAAAGTGAAATACTCAGCCAGAGTCACAGAAAAGTTTGACTGTGTGGAG CCTGATGATGTTGAAGGGAAGATCCGGGAGATCATCCCCGCTGGGTTCAGCTGCAACACGGACGACTTCACCTCATTGTTGGAGAAGGAGACCAACTTCAAACCCTTCGGCACCCTGCTTCACACATACAACGTCCACAATGTGGAGGAGGGAGAAGATTTTACCTACCAGATCCACAAG GTGGACGTGTCGTGCCCGGGATTCCGAGAGTACCACAAGCGCCTGCAGACCTTCCTCATGTGGTTCATTGAGACGGCCAGCTTCATCGACGTGGACGACGATCGTTGGGACTTCTTTCTCGT ATTTGAGAAGTACAATAAGGATGGGGAGACGCTCTTCGCAACTGTTGGCTACATGACAGTTTATAATTACTATGTGTATCCAGACAAAACCCGACCACGTGTGAG CCAAATGCTGATCCTGCCGCCGTTCCAAGGAGAGGGTCATGGAGCTCAGCTGCTGGAGGCAGTGCACATGTTCTACTGCAATCTGCACAAAGTACAGGAcattacag CCGAAGACCCCTCGGAGAGCTATGTGAAGCTGAGAGACTACGTTCTGGTCAAGCTTTGCCAAACACTGCCGTCGTTCTCCATAGACAAGCTTCCCTTGGGCTTCAGCGACGATATGGCCACAGAGGCCAGGGAGAAATTTAAGATCAACAAG AAACACGCACGACGAGTGTACGAAATCCTGCGTCTGAGGGTGACGGACATGAGCGATGAGACGAAAGCAAGAGATTACCGCCTGGAAGTCAAAAAGAGGCTATTTGCCCCTACCAAG AAGAACCAGCGGGAGATGACCAAGATGATGAAGTGTCTGCGGCCAGAGGAGCTGGCATCCCACATCAGTCAGATGGACACGACGCTTCAGCAGGAGGAGCTGGAGAAGAGCTACCAGGAGGTGCTGGCCGAGTACAGGAGAGTCATCGAGAGGCTAGCGCAGGTCTGA